The following proteins come from a genomic window of Acinonyx jubatus isolate Ajub_Pintada_27869175 chromosome C1, VMU_Ajub_asm_v1.0, whole genome shotgun sequence:
- the TTC39A gene encoding tetratricopeptide repeat protein 39A isoform X2: protein MGPADLGCPGLSPVRAEGGGRIPRPPPAQPQRPVGHRRAAAVAPLRGRADRGPARPRRLPRPRRAPPRPPRLRLGRTAPALGFRRQHLGRGWRPAGARCLPPSAMSSAGAADALPAGTPVSSLHEALDQCMTALDLFLTNQFSEALSYLKPRTKESMYHSLTYATILEMQAMMTFDPQDILLAGNMMKEAQTLCQRHRKKSSVTDSFSNLVHRPTMDQFTEEEIHAEVCYAECLLQRAALTFLQDENMVSFIKGGIKVRNSYQTYKELDSLVQSSQYCKGENHRHFEGGVKLGVGAFNLTLSMLPTRILRLLEFVGFSGNKDYGLLQLEEGASGHSFRAVLCVMLLLCYHTFLTFVLGTGNVNIEEAEKLLNPYLKRYPKGAIFLFFAGRIEAIKGNVDTAIQRFEECCEAQQHWKQFHHMCYWELMWCFTYKGQWKMAYFYADLLSKENSWSKATYIYMKAAYLSMFGKEDYKPFGDDEVELFRAVPGLKLKIAGKSLPTEKFAIRKSRRYLSPKPISLPIPALLGKPRLHWGGNLTDLLPYPQEMMYIWNGYAVIGKQPELTDGILEIITKAEEMLEKGPENEYSVDDECLVKLLKGLCLKYLGRVQEAEENFRSISSNEKKIKYDHYLIPNALLELALLFMEQGRNEEAVKLLETAKQNYKNYSMESRTHFRIQAAILQAKSSLENGNRSMVSSVSL, encoded by the exons ATGGGCCCGGCGGACCTGGGGTGCCCGGGCCTCTCACCTGTGAGAGCTGAGGGCGGGGGTCGCATTCCGAGGccgccccccgcccagccccagcGTCCAGTCGGCCACAGACGGGCGGCTGCCGTGGCCCCACTGCGCGGGCGGGCAGACCgaggcccggcccggccccgccgcctTCCCCGCCCCCGGCGCGCCCCTCCCCGGCCGCCGCGTCTGCGGCTGGGCCGCACAGCGCCAGCCTTGGGGTTCCGGCGGCAGCACCTGGGCCGCGGCTGGCGTCCGGCGGGGGCACGCTGCCTGCCCCCTTCCGCCATGAGCTCGGCCGGCGCCGCGGACGCCCTGCCGGCGGG GACTCCTGTGAGCAGCCTCCATGAGGCCCTGGACCAGTGTATGACTGCCCTGGACCTCTTCCTCACCAACCAGTTCTCAGAAGCACTCAGCTACCTCAAGCCCAG AACCAAGGAGAGCATGTACCACTCGCTGACATATGCCACCATCCTGGAGATGCAGGCCATGATGACTTTTGACCCTCAGGACATCCTGCTTGCTGGCAACATGATGAAGGAGGCGCAGACGCTGTGTCAGAG GCACCGGAAGAAGTCCTCTGTAACAGATTCCTTTAGCAACCTGGTGCATCGCCCCACTATGGACCAATTCACAGAAG AGGAAATCCATGCTGAAGTCTGCTATGCAGAGTGCCTGCTGCAGAGAGCAGCTCTGACCTTTCTACAG GATGAGAACATGGTGAGCTTCATCAAGGGCGGCATCAAAGTTCGAAACAGCTACCAGACCTACAA GGAGCTGGACAGCCTCGTGCAGTCCTCACAATACTGTAAGGGAGAGAACCACAGGCATTTTGAAGGAGGGGTGAAGCTCGGCGTGGGAGCCTTCAACCTG ACGCTGTCCATGCTTCCTACCAGGATCCTGCGGCTGCTGGAGTTTGTGGGGTTTTCAGGAAACAAG GACTACGGGCTGCTGCAGCTGGAGGAGGGCGCATCCGGGCACAGCTTCCGTGCTGTGCTCTGTGTCATGCTGCTGCTTTGCTACCACACCTTCCTCACCTTTGTGCTCG GTACTGGGAATGTGAACattgaggaggcagagaagctCCTGAACCCCTACCTGAAGCGATATCCTAAG GGTGCCATCTTCCTGTTCTTTGCGGGGCGGATTGAAGCCATTAAAGGCAATGTTGACACA GCCATCCAGCGGTTCGAGGAGTGCTGTGAGGCCCAGCAGCACTGGAAGCAGTTCCACCACATGTGCTACTGGGAGCTGATGTGGTGCTTCACCTACAAGGGCCAGTGGAAGATGGCCTACTTCTATGCCGACCTGCTCAGCAAGGAGAACTCCTGGTCTAAG GCCACCTACATCTACATGAAGGCCGCCTACCTCAGCATGTTTGGGAAGGAGGATTACAAGCCGTTCGGGGATGATGAAGTGGAGTTGTTTAG AGCAGTGCCAGGCTTGAAGCTCAAGATTGCTGGGAAATCTCTACCTACAGAGAAGTTTGCCATCCGGAAGTCCAGACGCTACCTCTCTCCCAAACCAATCTCGTTGCCAATCCCTGCTCTG ctggggaaaccaaggctccaCTGGGGAGGAAACCTGACTGACTTGCTCCCCTACCCTCAGGAAATGATGTACATTTGGAATGGCTACGCTGTGATTGGGAAGCAGCCTGAACTCACAGATGGGATACTTGAGATTATCACCAAAGCTGAAGAGATGCTGGAAAAGGGCCCAG AGAATGAGTACTCAGTGGATGATGAATGCTTGGTGAAGCTGCTGAAAGGCCTCTGTCTGAAATACCTAGGCCGTGTTCAGGAGGCTGAGGAGAACTTCAGGAGCATTTCTTCCAA TGAAAAGAAGATTAAGTATGACCACTACTTGATCCCAAATGCCCTGCTGGAGCTGGCCCTGCTATTCATGGAGCAAGGCAGAAACGAAGAGGCTGTCAAACTCTTGGAAACTGCCAA GCAAAACTACAAGAATTACTCCATGGAGTCAAGGACACATTTTAGAATCCAGGCAGCCATACTCCAAGCCAAGTCTTCCCTAGAGAATGGCAACAGATCCATGGTC
- the TTC39A gene encoding tetratricopeptide repeat protein 39A isoform X1, with translation MGPADLGCPGLSPVRAEGGGRIPRPPPAQPQRPVGHRRAAAVAPLRGRADRGPARPRRLPRPRRAPPRPPRLRLGRTAPALGFRRQHLGRGWRPAGARCLPPSAMSSAGAADALPAGRTPVSSLHEALDQCMTALDLFLTNQFSEALSYLKPRTKESMYHSLTYATILEMQAMMTFDPQDILLAGNMMKEAQTLCQRHRKKSSVTDSFSNLVHRPTMDQFTEEEIHAEVCYAECLLQRAALTFLQDENMVSFIKGGIKVRNSYQTYKELDSLVQSSQYCKGENHRHFEGGVKLGVGAFNLTLSMLPTRILRLLEFVGFSGNKDYGLLQLEEGASGHSFRAVLCVMLLLCYHTFLTFVLGTGNVNIEEAEKLLNPYLKRYPKGAIFLFFAGRIEAIKGNVDTAIQRFEECCEAQQHWKQFHHMCYWELMWCFTYKGQWKMAYFYADLLSKENSWSKATYIYMKAAYLSMFGKEDYKPFGDDEVELFRAVPGLKLKIAGKSLPTEKFAIRKSRRYLSPKPISLPIPALLGKPRLHWGGNLTDLLPYPQEMMYIWNGYAVIGKQPELTDGILEIITKAEEMLEKGPENEYSVDDECLVKLLKGLCLKYLGRVQEAEENFRSISSNEKKIKYDHYLIPNALLELALLFMEQGRNEEAVKLLETAKQNYKNYSMESRTHFRIQAAILQAKSSLENGNRSMVSSVSL, from the exons ATGGGCCCGGCGGACCTGGGGTGCCCGGGCCTCTCACCTGTGAGAGCTGAGGGCGGGGGTCGCATTCCGAGGccgccccccgcccagccccagcGTCCAGTCGGCCACAGACGGGCGGCTGCCGTGGCCCCACTGCGCGGGCGGGCAGACCgaggcccggcccggccccgccgcctTCCCCGCCCCCGGCGCGCCCCTCCCCGGCCGCCGCGTCTGCGGCTGGGCCGCACAGCGCCAGCCTTGGGGTTCCGGCGGCAGCACCTGGGCCGCGGCTGGCGTCCGGCGGGGGCACGCTGCCTGCCCCCTTCCGCCATGAGCTCGGCCGGCGCCGCGGACGCCCTGCCGGCGGG CAGGACTCCTGTGAGCAGCCTCCATGAGGCCCTGGACCAGTGTATGACTGCCCTGGACCTCTTCCTCACCAACCAGTTCTCAGAAGCACTCAGCTACCTCAAGCCCAG AACCAAGGAGAGCATGTACCACTCGCTGACATATGCCACCATCCTGGAGATGCAGGCCATGATGACTTTTGACCCTCAGGACATCCTGCTTGCTGGCAACATGATGAAGGAGGCGCAGACGCTGTGTCAGAG GCACCGGAAGAAGTCCTCTGTAACAGATTCCTTTAGCAACCTGGTGCATCGCCCCACTATGGACCAATTCACAGAAG AGGAAATCCATGCTGAAGTCTGCTATGCAGAGTGCCTGCTGCAGAGAGCAGCTCTGACCTTTCTACAG GATGAGAACATGGTGAGCTTCATCAAGGGCGGCATCAAAGTTCGAAACAGCTACCAGACCTACAA GGAGCTGGACAGCCTCGTGCAGTCCTCACAATACTGTAAGGGAGAGAACCACAGGCATTTTGAAGGAGGGGTGAAGCTCGGCGTGGGAGCCTTCAACCTG ACGCTGTCCATGCTTCCTACCAGGATCCTGCGGCTGCTGGAGTTTGTGGGGTTTTCAGGAAACAAG GACTACGGGCTGCTGCAGCTGGAGGAGGGCGCATCCGGGCACAGCTTCCGTGCTGTGCTCTGTGTCATGCTGCTGCTTTGCTACCACACCTTCCTCACCTTTGTGCTCG GTACTGGGAATGTGAACattgaggaggcagagaagctCCTGAACCCCTACCTGAAGCGATATCCTAAG GGTGCCATCTTCCTGTTCTTTGCGGGGCGGATTGAAGCCATTAAAGGCAATGTTGACACA GCCATCCAGCGGTTCGAGGAGTGCTGTGAGGCCCAGCAGCACTGGAAGCAGTTCCACCACATGTGCTACTGGGAGCTGATGTGGTGCTTCACCTACAAGGGCCAGTGGAAGATGGCCTACTTCTATGCCGACCTGCTCAGCAAGGAGAACTCCTGGTCTAAG GCCACCTACATCTACATGAAGGCCGCCTACCTCAGCATGTTTGGGAAGGAGGATTACAAGCCGTTCGGGGATGATGAAGTGGAGTTGTTTAG AGCAGTGCCAGGCTTGAAGCTCAAGATTGCTGGGAAATCTCTACCTACAGAGAAGTTTGCCATCCGGAAGTCCAGACGCTACCTCTCTCCCAAACCAATCTCGTTGCCAATCCCTGCTCTG ctggggaaaccaaggctccaCTGGGGAGGAAACCTGACTGACTTGCTCCCCTACCCTCAGGAAATGATGTACATTTGGAATGGCTACGCTGTGATTGGGAAGCAGCCTGAACTCACAGATGGGATACTTGAGATTATCACCAAAGCTGAAGAGATGCTGGAAAAGGGCCCAG AGAATGAGTACTCAGTGGATGATGAATGCTTGGTGAAGCTGCTGAAAGGCCTCTGTCTGAAATACCTAGGCCGTGTTCAGGAGGCTGAGGAGAACTTCAGGAGCATTTCTTCCAA TGAAAAGAAGATTAAGTATGACCACTACTTGATCCCAAATGCCCTGCTGGAGCTGGCCCTGCTATTCATGGAGCAAGGCAGAAACGAAGAGGCTGTCAAACTCTTGGAAACTGCCAA GCAAAACTACAAGAATTACTCCATGGAGTCAAGGACACATTTTAGAATCCAGGCAGCCATACTCCAAGCCAAGTCTTCCCTAGAGAATGGCAACAGATCCATGGTC